The following coding sequences lie in one Deltaproteobacteria bacterium genomic window:
- a CDS encoding APC family permease: MSPSAGLRRVVGIPGAIAMGLGSIVGTGIFVSIGLAAEIAGAAVLLAVVLAACIAAANGLSSAQLAAAHPVSGGTYEYGHRYLSPAWGFTAGWMFLCAKSASAAAAALALAAHVLQRLGHDGALPRSGLALGVVALLTFAVAGGMRRSSRINAVIVGTTVLALGALVATGTPVALARGVHPGVLDDLRAGSAASLLHATALMFVAYTGYGRIATLGEEIREPARDIPRAILATLGLSALLYTAVTWVAIATLGAPGLAAHTRDTAAPLEAVAAAIAPAWLPTVVAVGAVAAMAGVVLNLLLGVSRVVLAMARRGDLPTGLAAVEGVHASPVRAVLATGSAIAVLVAVGDLHAAWSFSAFTVLVYYGITNLAALRLPAHERRFPRAIAVFGLLACIGVAVFIPWHTWLVGVALLGLGALGRRLARRT, encoded by the coding sequence ATGAGCCCAAGCGCGGGGCTACGGCGCGTGGTCGGGATCCCCGGCGCCATCGCGATGGGCCTGGGCTCGATCGTCGGCACCGGCATCTTCGTGAGCATCGGACTGGCCGCCGAGATCGCCGGCGCGGCGGTGCTGCTCGCGGTGGTGCTGGCTGCGTGCATCGCCGCGGCCAACGGCCTCTCGAGCGCGCAGCTGGCCGCGGCCCACCCGGTCAGCGGTGGCACCTACGAGTACGGCCATCGCTACCTGTCGCCCGCCTGGGGCTTCACCGCGGGGTGGATGTTCCTGTGCGCCAAGTCGGCGAGCGCCGCCGCGGCTGCGCTCGCGCTCGCCGCCCACGTGCTGCAGCGACTCGGCCACGACGGCGCGCTGCCCCGCAGCGGACTCGCGCTCGGCGTCGTCGCGCTGCTGACCTTCGCGGTCGCCGGCGGCATGCGCCGCTCGAGTCGCATCAACGCGGTGATCGTCGGCACCACCGTGTTGGCCCTCGGAGCACTGGTCGCCACCGGCACGCCGGTCGCGCTCGCGCGCGGCGTCCATCCCGGCGTGCTCGACGATCTGCGCGCCGGCTCGGCGGCGTCGCTGCTGCACGCCACCGCGCTGATGTTCGTCGCGTACACCGGCTACGGCCGCATCGCGACCCTCGGCGAAGAGATCCGAGAGCCGGCGCGCGACATCCCGCGGGCGATCCTCGCGACCCTCGGGCTGTCGGCGCTGCTGTACACCGCCGTCACCTGGGTCGCGATCGCCACGCTCGGGGCCCCGGGGCTGGCGGCACACACCCGCGACACCGCGGCCCCGCTCGAGGCGGTCGCGGCCGCGATCGCACCGGCGTGGCTACCCACGGTGGTCGCCGTCGGTGCGGTCGCGGCGATGGCCGGCGTGGTGCTGAACCTGCTGCTCGGCGTGTCGCGGGTGGTGCTGGCGATGGCGCGGCGCGGCGATCTGCCGACCGGGCTCGCCGCGGTCGAGGGCGTCCACGCATCGCCGGTGCGGGCGGTGCTCGCCACCGGGTCCGCGATCGCGGTGCTCGTCGCGGTGGGCGATCTGCACGCGGCGTGGAGCTTCAGCGCGTTCACGGTGTTGGTCTACTACGGCATCACCAACCTCGCGGCACTGCGGCTGCCAGCCCACGAGCGTCGGTTTCCGCGGGCGATTGCGGTGTTCGGCCTACTCGCATGTATCGGTGTCGCGGTGTTCATCCCGTGGCACACCTGGCTCGTCGGCGTCGCGCTGCTCGGCCTGGGTGCGCTCGGTCGTCGACTCGCCCGTCGCACCTGA
- a CDS encoding SDR family oxidoreductase translates to MDMHDEIAIVTGASRGLGLALSHALARRGAKVAMLARDEDALARAAREVGEFGEVLAIAADIGDPTQAPSIAARVAARFGPATLVVHNASTLGAVPLQLLADTDPRMFAATMATNLIGPFALSHAVVGSMVLRGHGTLVHISSDAAVEPYPRWGAYAVSKAGLDHLARIWAAELDGTGVRVLAIDPGEMDTQMHADAIPDADRGTLARPSDVAARIVALLGRSERALPVRLQAADIEVTT, encoded by the coding sequence ATGGACATGCACGACGAGATCGCGATCGTCACCGGGGCGAGCCGCGGGCTCGGGCTGGCACTGTCGCACGCGCTGGCACGACGCGGAGCGAAGGTCGCCATGCTCGCCCGCGACGAGGACGCGCTGGCACGGGCGGCGCGCGAGGTCGGCGAGTTCGGCGAGGTGCTGGCGATCGCCGCCGACATCGGTGATCCCACCCAGGCGCCGTCGATCGCCGCTCGCGTCGCGGCGCGCTTCGGGCCGGCGACCCTCGTGGTGCACAACGCCAGCACGCTGGGCGCGGTGCCGCTGCAGCTGCTGGCCGACACCGACCCGCGGATGTTCGCCGCGACGATGGCGACCAATCTCATCGGCCCGTTCGCGCTGTCCCATGCCGTGGTCGGATCGATGGTGCTGCGCGGGCACGGCACGCTGGTGCACATCAGCTCCGACGCAGCGGTCGAGCCGTATCCGCGCTGGGGCGCCTATGCGGTGTCGAAGGCTGGCCTCGATCACCTCGCGCGCATCTGGGCCGCGGAGCTCGACGGCACCGGGGTGCGAGTGCTCGCGATCGACCCCGGCGAGATGGACACGCAGATGCACGCCGACGCGATCCCCGACGCCGACCGCGGCACGCTGGCACGCCCGAGCGACGTGGCCGCGCGCATCGTCGCACTGCTCGGCCGAAGCGAGCGCGCCTTGCCCGTGCGCTTGCAGGCCGCCGACATCGAGGTGACGACATGA
- a CDS encoding S-adenosylmethionine:tRNA ribosyltransferase-isomerase, producing the protein MKARGTPDKGGDTQRLLAIDSASGEVFERTVGELPQLLRAGDLVVLNDAATMPASLQARANGAAIELRLAGPPEQGRWLAVLFGDGSWRVDTDARPAPPRLELGARIELDGRVQAHVVAVDPTSTRLVWLAFDVPEAAVWSLLYRRGQPVQYSYLAHALALSDVQTSYAGRPWSVEMPSAGRPLTIATLLALRRRGIEVAMLTHAAGLSATGDPALDARLPLPERYDLPASTVVAVAAARARGGRVVAVGTSVVRALEGSAAQHGGVLRAGSGLTDLRISPTFTRRVVDGVLSGVHEPGSSHHALLGAFADASLLEHAHAWALAHDLQVHEFGDSTLVLPGLAHRDRLAA; encoded by the coding sequence ATGAAGGCCCGCGGTACCCCCGACAAGGGTGGCGACACCCAGCGCCTGCTGGCGATCGACAGCGCCAGCGGCGAGGTCTTCGAACGCACCGTGGGCGAGCTGCCGCAGCTGCTGCGCGCCGGCGATCTGGTGGTGCTCAACGATGCCGCGACGATGCCGGCCTCGCTGCAAGCTCGGGCCAACGGTGCCGCGATCGAGCTGCGCCTGGCGGGCCCGCCCGAGCAGGGTCGCTGGCTCGCGGTGCTGTTCGGCGACGGCAGCTGGCGCGTCGACACCGACGCCCGACCGGCACCGCCGCGGCTGGAGCTGGGCGCACGCATCGAGCTCGACGGGCGCGTGCAGGCCCACGTGGTCGCGGTCGATCCCACGTCGACGCGGCTGGTGTGGCTGGCGTTCGACGTGCCGGAGGCAGCGGTCTGGTCGCTGCTGTATCGACGGGGTCAACCCGTGCAGTACTCGTACCTGGCGCACGCGCTCGCGCTGTCCGACGTGCAGACCAGCTATGCCGGGCGACCGTGGTCGGTCGAGATGCCGTCGGCCGGTCGACCGCTGACGATCGCCACACTGTTGGCGCTGCGACGTCGTGGCATCGAGGTCGCGATGCTCACCCACGCCGCAGGGCTGTCGGCGACGGGTGATCCCGCGCTCGACGCCCGGTTGCCGCTGCCCGAGCGCTACGACCTGCCGGCGAGCACCGTCGTTGCGGTCGCGGCCGCGCGGGCACGGGGCGGCCGCGTCGTCGCGGTCGGGACCTCGGTCGTGCGCGCGCTCGAGGGCAGCGCGGCGCAGCACGGCGGCGTGCTGCGGGCCGGCTCGGGGCTCACCGATCTGCGGATCTCGCCGACGTTCACCCGTCGCGTCGTCGACGGCGTGCTCTCGGGCGTGCACGAGCCTGGCAGCAGCCACCACGCGCTGCTCGGAGCGTTCGCGGATGCATCGCTGCTGGAGCACGCCCACGCGTGGGCGCTCGCCCACGACCTGCAGGTGCACGAGTTCGGCGACTCGACGCTGGTGCTGCCCGGCCTCGCCCACCGCGATCGGCTCGCGGCCTGA
- a CDS encoding helix-turn-helix transcriptional regulator: MARARQFDVEIATDAAVELFWDRGYTACSVRDLCEAMALQPGSFYAAFGSKQACFRRALERYLAREAERNGLLRGPGPEAIRAWLDTIASPRRRHRGCLLVNTAVEGPHLDAPTRAFVAARMAAMEHFFTACLGGGPDAHRGAALVSSTVIAIHVLARAGTTAPHLRSLADQTLGTLQLPLLGGSRRSARRA; the protein is encoded by the coding sequence ATGGCGCGCGCGCGACAGTTCGACGTCGAGATCGCGACCGATGCAGCGGTCGAGCTGTTCTGGGACCGCGGCTATACGGCGTGCTCGGTCCGCGATCTGTGCGAGGCGATGGCGCTGCAGCCCGGCAGCTTCTACGCGGCCTTCGGCAGCAAGCAGGCCTGCTTTCGTCGTGCACTCGAGCGCTACCTCGCACGGGAGGCCGAGCGCAACGGACTGCTGCGAGGCCCCGGGCCCGAGGCCATCCGCGCGTGGCTCGACACCATCGCGTCGCCGCGCCGACGCCACCGCGGCTGCCTGCTGGTGAACACCGCCGTCGAGGGGCCCCACCTCGACGCACCGACCCGCGCGTTCGTGGCCGCGCGCATGGCCGCGATGGAGCACTTCTTCACCGCGTGTCTGGGCGGCGGCCCCGACGCCCACCGCGGCGCGGCCCTGGTGTCGAGCACGGTGATCGCGATCCACGTGCTGGCCCGCGCCGGCACCACCGCCCCCCACCTGCGCAGCCTCGCCGACCAGACCCTCGGCACGCTGCAGCTGCCGCTGCTCGGCGGTTCGCGACGCTCGGCCCGGCGGGCTTGA
- a CDS encoding DUF1304 domain-containing protein — protein sequence MAATVMTLLVAFLHIVFMVFETFLWTTPGVRRRFGQSAEQAEATRVLAANQGVYNGALAGALVWATTAGDVPATRVLLGFVIVVGLYGGFTAKRSILVLQALPAAIALALTLV from the coding sequence ATGGCCGCCACCGTGATGACCCTGCTGGTCGCGTTCCTCCACATCGTCTTCATGGTGTTCGAGACGTTCCTGTGGACGACGCCCGGCGTGCGACGCCGCTTCGGCCAGAGCGCAGAACAAGCCGAGGCCACCCGCGTGCTCGCGGCCAACCAGGGCGTGTACAACGGCGCGCTCGCAGGCGCGCTGGTGTGGGCCACCACCGCCGGCGACGTGCCGGCGACCCGCGTGCTGCTCGGCTTCGTGATCGTGGTCGGGCTGTACGGCGGCTTCACGGCCAAGCGCAGCATCTTGGTGCTGCAGGCGCTGCCGGCCGCGATCGCGCTGGCGCTGACGCTGGTCTGA
- a CDS encoding cobalamin-dependent protein (Presence of a B(12) (cobalamin)-binding domain implies dependence on cobalamin itself, in one of its several forms, or in some unusual lineages, dependence on a cobalamin-like analog.) encodes MASLVQLQRRPGDSPASSRPAKVLLVSPRYSSSYFPIGLAYVSSYIRQCGHEVVACNLNHHDHDAGRAELARLLREHAFDAIGITGLTVAFNAIESLIEFLRPRCAAPIVLGGGITSCESELVMRTLRPDYMVVSEGELIFRDLLAVITAAGDPASVAGIWYWDGETPRATGDGPSIANLDELPFPDLELFGIAREMELQSTMQVTYHETRFHAGKTVPITASRSCPFRCTFCYHAGMGKYRRHSMENVVDHIESILARTDATHISIYDELFSANKKRIVEFCDLLEQRGIQVSWFCQLRVDQLDQDLLHRMRRAGCRHISFGFESGSDTVLDSMDKKITAAQIARAVELTRNAKIGIQANFLFGDPAETEQTLQESLAFQREHDLMFVDWSAVIPYPGTRLYARALERGLIGDRVEFIRSMCDISSYLWRGQVNLTELSDERFLEHYVALRELNDRNHRTRPAIVRHGRATGPQHSCITVECPSCNHAETLELPYPPGPGDTPISTRAIVGVQGYNIVCDACNRKMHLAARRIPHVASFYADFQAALDRCKAASTPVVIVPAMDRYFGVFAQDVDLEGLDVVAALDWRAHRAGAAFMGVTVESLDHAHVQRHRDATFVVLPWVESDDAVALLRAAGVQDDAILCWTDRFATHTRPQPRLLARASGARAASGC; translated from the coding sequence ATGGCATCACTCGTCCAGCTCCAGCGCCGCCCCGGCGATTCCCCCGCGTCGTCACGTCCGGCCAAGGTGCTGCTCGTCTCGCCGCGCTACAGCTCGTCGTACTTCCCGATTGGCTTGGCCTACGTCTCTTCGTACATCCGCCAGTGCGGACACGAGGTCGTGGCGTGCAACCTCAACCACCACGATCACGACGCAGGTCGGGCCGAGCTGGCCCGGCTGCTGCGCGAGCACGCATTCGACGCCATCGGCATCACCGGGCTCACCGTCGCGTTCAACGCGATCGAGTCGTTGATCGAGTTCCTGCGCCCCCGCTGCGCTGCGCCCATCGTGCTGGGCGGCGGCATCACCTCGTGCGAGAGCGAGCTGGTGATGCGGACGCTGCGACCGGACTACATGGTCGTGAGCGAGGGTGAGCTGATCTTCCGCGATCTGCTGGCCGTGATCACCGCTGCGGGCGACCCCGCGAGCGTCGCCGGCATCTGGTACTGGGACGGCGAGACCCCCCGCGCGACCGGTGACGGGCCCTCGATCGCCAACCTCGACGAGCTGCCGTTCCCCGACCTCGAGCTCTTCGGCATCGCGCGCGAGATGGAGCTGCAGTCGACGATGCAGGTCACGTATCACGAGACCCGCTTTCACGCCGGCAAGACCGTGCCCATCACCGCCAGCCGCTCGTGCCCGTTTCGCTGCACGTTCTGCTACCACGCCGGCATGGGCAAGTACCGGCGACACTCGATGGAGAACGTCGTCGATCACATCGAGTCGATCCTCGCCCGTACCGACGCCACCCACATCTCGATCTACGACGAGCTGTTCTCGGCCAACAAGAAGCGCATCGTCGAGTTCTGCGACCTCCTCGAGCAGCGCGGCATCCAGGTCTCGTGGTTCTGCCAGCTGCGCGTCGATCAGCTCGACCAGGATCTGCTCCACCGCATGCGCAGGGCCGGCTGCCGGCACATCTCGTTCGGCTTCGAGAGCGGCAGCGATACCGTGCTCGACAGCATGGACAAGAAGATCACCGCCGCGCAGATCGCCCGCGCGGTGGAGCTCACGCGCAACGCGAAGATCGGCATCCAGGCCAACTTTCTGTTCGGCGACCCGGCCGAGACCGAGCAGACGCTGCAGGAGTCGCTGGCGTTCCAGCGCGAGCACGACCTCATGTTCGTCGACTGGTCGGCGGTGATCCCCTACCCCGGCACGCGGCTATACGCCCGCGCGCTGGAGCGGGGGCTGATCGGCGATCGCGTCGAGTTCATCCGCAGCATGTGCGACATCTCGAGCTACCTGTGGCGCGGGCAGGTCAACCTCACCGAGCTATCCGACGAGCGCTTCCTCGAGCACTACGTCGCGCTGCGCGAGCTGAACGACCGCAACCACCGCACGCGACCGGCGATCGTCCGCCACGGCCGTGCGACCGGCCCCCAGCACTCGTGCATCACCGTCGAGTGCCCCAGCTGCAACCACGCCGAGACGCTCGAGCTGCCGTATCCGCCGGGGCCCGGCGACACGCCGATCTCGACGCGGGCGATCGTCGGCGTGCAGGGCTACAACATCGTGTGCGATGCGTGCAATCGCAAGATGCACCTCGCGGCGCGACGCATCCCCCACGTCGCGTCGTTCTACGCCGACTTCCAGGCCGCGCTCGATCGCTGCAAGGCCGCAAGCACGCCGGTGGTGATCGTGCCGGCGATGGACCGCTACTTCGGCGTGTTCGCGCAGGATGTGGATCTCGAGGGGCTCGACGTGGTGGCCGCGCTCGACTGGCGCGCGCACCGGGCCGGCGCCGCCTTCATGGGCGTCACCGTCGAGAGCCTCGACCACGCGCATGTGCAGCGTCACCGTGACGCCACCTTCGTGGTGCTGCCGTGGGTCGAGTCGGACGATGCGGTCGCGCTGCTGCGCGCCGCCGGCGTACAGGATGACGCGATCCTTTGTTGGACCGATCGCTTCGCCACGCACACCCGGCCGCAGCCACGCCTGCTGGCGCGCGCTTCTGGGGCTCGCGCGGCCAGCGGGTGCTAA
- a CDS encoding SPFH domain-containing protein, which produces MDAIGRFARIAVVATLLLWLVPLMCTVTVRPDEIGVRQSNFSGVSETDIEPGWAWRVPGMHRILVLPKRFAYLDYTSDEAGPQQPLQIRTKDNNIVMLDVSVPYRIKLGEGWNVVQAGNHQVDANGTFRYQRLAEETTVSVLRERLAELTSADFYSTDRRLAVSDDTLRVLNEELATLHLEASTVLIRAVAFRPEYEQQLQQIQLNEQKKLLDAAVQTVAVEQQKLDNFVQGTQARAASSEQAWIQRRANLERAYQVGFVDVGDDTTPGGARTMLTALSADDRTALIARAAAALELDVEDHSKLDDRYLLGIKNVQAETLQYDQRLRAEADGVSARLEAQSELLLAKVRAEFEAKRNALLGTAAGRAFIAWQAADNVHFAESLSFASGEGIPSVLRLRRFTLEFMGEK; this is translated from the coding sequence ATGGACGCGATCGGACGTTTCGCCAGAATCGCGGTCGTCGCGACGCTGCTGTTGTGGCTGGTGCCGCTGATGTGCACCGTGACGGTCCGCCCCGATGAGATCGGCGTGCGGCAGAGCAACTTCTCGGGCGTGTCCGAGACCGACATCGAGCCCGGCTGGGCGTGGCGCGTACCGGGCATGCACCGCATCCTGGTGCTGCCCAAGCGCTTCGCGTACCTCGACTACACCAGCGACGAGGCCGGCCCGCAGCAGCCGCTGCAGATCCGCACCAAGGACAACAACATCGTCATGCTCGACGTGTCGGTGCCCTACCGCATCAAGCTCGGCGAGGGCTGGAATGTGGTGCAGGCCGGCAACCATCAGGTCGACGCCAATGGCACCTTCCGCTACCAGCGGCTCGCCGAGGAGACCACCGTCAGCGTGCTGCGCGAGCGGCTGGCCGAGCTGACCTCGGCGGATTTCTACTCGACCGACCGCCGACTCGCGGTGTCCGACGACACCCTGCGCGTGCTCAACGAGGAGCTGGCGACGCTGCACCTCGAGGCCTCGACCGTGCTGATTCGTGCGGTCGCGTTCCGCCCCGAGTACGAGCAGCAGCTGCAGCAGATCCAGCTCAACGAGCAGAAGAAGCTGCTCGACGCCGCGGTGCAGACCGTCGCCGTCGAGCAGCAAAAGCTCGACAACTTCGTGCAGGGCACGCAGGCCCGTGCGGCCTCGAGCGAGCAGGCGTGGATCCAACGCCGTGCCAATCTCGAGCGCGCCTACCAGGTCGGCTTCGTCGATGTCGGCGACGACACGACCCCGGGTGGCGCACGAACCATGTTGACGGCGCTGTCGGCGGATGATCGCACCGCGCTCATCGCCAGGGCCGCCGCCGCGCTCGAGCTCGACGTCGAGGACCACAGCAAGCTCGACGATCGTTACCTGCTGGGCATCAAGAACGTGCAGGCCGAGACCCTGCAGTACGACCAGCGCCTGCGTGCGGAGGCCGACGGCGTGAGCGCGCGCCTCGAGGCGCAGAGCGAGCTGCTGCTGGCCAAGGTCCGCGCCGAGTTCGAGGCCAAGCGCAACGCGTTGCTCGGCACCGCCGCGGGGCGGGCCTTCATCGCGTGGCAGGCCGCGGACAACGTGCACTTCGCCGAGTCGCTCAGCTTTGCCAGCGGCGAGGGCATTCCCAGCGTGCTGCGGCTGCGTCGCTTCACGCTCGAGTTCATGGGCGAGAAGTAG
- a CDS encoding SPFH domain-containing protein, with protein sequence MATSKGRPPGNPVVVLLENFRKRGIGPLVWLGVALLVLTVTLMSTFTVIDPGQVAVRVNNLTGARDTIVQPGLVLRAPFGLHSIYVLDASPQTFVMKGTQNTDDLHVVELTVRASDGSNFLFNDTTIIFQVAGDRAEDTIRDAGVEGAFRRWMRPYARSILRDEFGRESTISVSNPANFGAATERARARLNQVLEAHGLVVTQIVTPRPRFSEEYENLIESRNGAENQLAVIQSELTRAGTDRSRRLAEVDRDQNKIIQEKRAELETTLATAIAEQAETIRIVDSYRIDTVAKGQAAVAAAQRKADELRGQLEAEFGAQQASIEAFRDQPVERVMERLGSKLAGVTIGIQPYANDGRPSRIELEQIGGGK encoded by the coding sequence ATGGCAACAAGCAAGGGCCGCCCCCCCGGCAATCCCGTGGTCGTGCTCCTCGAGAACTTCCGCAAGCGGGGTATCGGCCCGTTGGTGTGGCTCGGGGTCGCGCTGCTGGTCCTCACGGTGACGCTGATGTCGACCTTCACGGTGATCGACCCCGGTCAGGTCGCCGTTCGGGTCAACAACCTCACCGGGGCGCGCGACACCATCGTGCAGCCGGGGCTGGTGCTGCGGGCGCCCTTCGGCCTGCACTCGATCTACGTGCTCGACGCGAGCCCGCAGACCTTCGTCATGAAGGGCACGCAGAACACGGACGATCTCCACGTCGTCGAGCTGACGGTGCGCGCGAGCGACGGCTCGAACTTCCTGTTCAACGACACCACCATCATCTTCCAGGTCGCGGGCGACCGCGCCGAGGACACCATCCGTGACGCCGGCGTGGAGGGGGCCTTCCGCCGCTGGATGCGACCCTACGCCCGCTCGATCCTGCGCGACGAGTTCGGTCGCGAGTCGACCATCAGCGTGTCGAACCCGGCCAACTTCGGCGCCGCCACCGAGCGCGCGCGAGCGCGGCTCAACCAGGTGCTCGAGGCCCACGGCCTGGTGGTCACGCAGATCGTCACGCCGCGGCCGCGCTTCTCGGAGGAGTACGAGAACCTCATCGAGTCGCGCAACGGCGCCGAGAACCAGCTGGCGGTGATCCAGTCCGAGCTCACCCGTGCCGGCACCGATCGCAGCCGCCGCTTGGCCGAGGTCGATCGCGACCAGAACAAGATCATCCAGGAGAAGCGGGCCGAGCTCGAGACCACGCTCGCCACCGCCATCGCAGAGCAGGCGGAGACCATCCGCATCGTCGACAGCTACCGCATCGACACCGTCGCCAAGGGTCAGGCGGCCGTGGCCGCCGCCCAGCGCAAGGCCGACGAGCTGCGGGGCCAGCTCGAGGCCGAGTTCGGCGCCCAGCAGGCCTCGATCGAGGCCTTTCGTGACCAACCCGTCGAGCGCGTGATGGAGCGGCTCGGCAGCAAGCTCGCCGGCGTGACGATCGGCATCCAGCCCTACGCCAACGACGGTCGCCCGTCGCGGATCGAGCTCGAGCAGATCGGGGGAGGCAAGTGA
- the hflX gene encoding GTPase HflX, whose amino-acid sequence MTISTTEKTPRAVLVAVQLPTVSDAQHEADVAELGRLVKTLGLDVIGRVTQRRGSVSPATVLGEGKLRELARWTGGDGHTDPTIASRDKALERRERMGLRDDRVLEGDDDLEGDDGPEAPSADDPDDGDDGDDDGPRPPEQRAQVVVVDHELSPRMQRNLERATGAEVLDRTHVIVEIFHRHAKSREARLQVEIARLSYVAPRLREAGAGGDRQRGGIGGKGAGESALELDRRKIRDRIAELRRELVAIERESATRRASRQSQRRVCLVGYTNAGKSSLMRGLTSSGVYVADKLFATLDTTVRALRPETEPRILVSDTVGFIKKLPHELVASFRSTLDEALEASLLLFVVDAADPTFREQLAVVREVLAGIGAGEVASRLVLNKRDRLDDAATTALSQEFPDAILVSAHDPADVRRVRDLVVSFFDGDMQDEELFVPYQAAGVIGQLYDDATVLAEHHGETGTRYSLRAPAAVLTRLRERVAAAESSG is encoded by the coding sequence ATGACCATCTCGACGACCGAGAAGACGCCGCGCGCCGTGCTGGTCGCGGTGCAGCTGCCGACCGTCTCCGACGCGCAGCACGAGGCCGACGTCGCCGAGCTGGGGCGGCTGGTGAAGACCCTCGGGCTCGACGTCATCGGCCGGGTGACGCAGCGACGCGGCTCGGTGTCGCCCGCGACCGTGCTCGGCGAGGGCAAGCTGCGCGAGCTGGCGCGCTGGACCGGCGGCGACGGGCACACCGATCCCACGATCGCCAGCCGTGACAAGGCGCTCGAGCGCCGCGAGCGAATGGGCCTGCGCGACGATCGAGTGCTCGAGGGTGACGACGATCTCGAGGGTGACGATGGGCCCGAGGCGCCGAGCGCCGACGATCCCGACGACGGCGACGACGGCGACGACGACGGCCCGCGTCCACCCGAGCAACGCGCGCAGGTCGTGGTGGTGGACCACGAGCTCTCGCCCCGCATGCAGCGCAACCTCGAGCGCGCAACTGGTGCCGAGGTCCTCGATCGCACCCACGTGATCGTCGAGATCTTCCACCGTCACGCCAAGAGTCGCGAGGCGCGCCTGCAGGTGGAGATCGCCCGACTGAGCTATGTCGCACCCCGCCTGCGCGAGGCCGGTGCCGGAGGCGATCGTCAGCGCGGTGGCATCGGCGGCAAGGGGGCCGGCGAGTCGGCGCTCGAGCTCGATCGTCGCAAGATCCGCGACCGCATCGCGGAGCTGCGACGCGAGCTGGTCGCCATCGAGCGCGAGAGCGCGACGCGACGCGCGAGCCGGCAGTCGCAGCGGCGGGTTTGCCTGGTCGGCTACACCAACGCCGGCAAGAGCTCGCTGATGCGCGGTCTCACCTCGAGTGGCGTCTACGTCGCCGACAAGCTGTTCGCGACCCTCGACACCACCGTGCGGGCGCTGCGGCCCGAGACCGAGCCGCGCATCCTCGTGAGCGACACCGTCGGCTTCATCAAGAAGCTGCCGCACGAGCTGGTGGCGTCGTTCCGCTCCACCCTCGACGAGGCGCTCGAGGCCTCGCTGCTGCTGTTCGTGGTCGACGCCGCCGACCCGACCTTCCGCGAGCAGCTCGCGGTCGTGCGCGAGGTGCTGGCCGGCATCGGTGCCGGCGAGGTCGCCTCGCGCCTGGTGCTGAACAAGCGCGATCGCCTCGACGACGCGGCCACCACCGCGCTCTCGCAGGAGTTCCCCGATGCCATCTTGGTCAGTGCGCACGATCCCGCCGACGTTCGTCGCGTGCGGGACCTCGTGGTCTCGTTCTTCGACGGCGACATGCAGGACGAGGAGCTGTTCGTGCCGTACCAGGCCGCCGGCGTGATCGGGCAGCTGTACGACGACGCGACCGTGCTCGCCGAGCACCACGGCGAGACCGGCACGCGCTACTCCTTGCGCGCGCCGGCGGCCGTGCTCACGCGCTTGCGCGAGCGTGTGGCGGCGGCGGAGTCGAGCGGCTAG